In a genomic window of Leisingera caerulea DSM 24564:
- the nadC gene encoding carboxylating nicotinate-nucleotide diphosphorylase — protein sequence MSTHFATLPDLILEPMVRAALMEDLGQNGDITTRAVIPASATYAARLNAREDGVVSGMQIARIAFHLVDAGLKVETLLPDGSPCKKGDTLMTVEGSAASILSGERVALNFAGRLTGIATLTSAFAAETQGTSTRITCTRKTTPGLRIAEKQAVLHGGGYNHRFGLSDAILIKDNHIAAAGGVKAVLEAAKASVSHMMKVEIEVDTLDQLAEVIATGGADVVLLDNMDTPTLAKAVEISKGHVVTEASGNMRLERIAEVAATGVDYISSGALTHSARTLDLGLDF from the coding sequence ATGAGCACCCACTTCGCCACCCTGCCCGACCTGATCCTGGAACCGATGGTGCGCGCCGCCCTGATGGAGGACCTGGGCCAGAACGGCGATATCACCACCCGTGCGGTGATCCCGGCCTCGGCAACCTACGCCGCCCGGCTGAACGCCCGCGAGGACGGTGTTGTGTCGGGAATGCAGATTGCCCGCATCGCCTTTCACCTGGTGGATGCCGGACTGAAGGTGGAAACGCTGCTCCCCGATGGCAGCCCTTGCAAAAAGGGCGACACGCTGATGACTGTCGAAGGCTCTGCCGCCTCGATCCTGTCGGGCGAGCGCGTCGCGCTGAACTTTGCCGGCCGCCTGACCGGCATCGCCACGCTGACCTCCGCCTTCGCCGCGGAAACCCAAGGCACCTCCACCCGCATCACCTGCACCCGCAAGACCACCCCGGGCCTGCGCATTGCCGAGAAACAGGCGGTGCTGCACGGAGGCGGGTACAATCACCGTTTCGGCCTGTCGGATGCGATCCTGATCAAGGACAACCACATCGCCGCTGCCGGCGGTGTAAAAGCGGTGCTGGAAGCCGCCAAGGCCAGCGTCAGCCACATGATGAAAGTGGAAATAGAAGTCGACACCCTGGACCAGCTGGCCGAGGTGATCGCCACCGGCGGGGCAGACGTTGTCCTGCTCGACAACATGGATACCCCCACTCTCGCCAAGGCAGTGGAGATATCCAAGGGTCATGTGGTGACCGAGGCCTCCGGCAACATGCGGCTGGAACGCATTGCGGAAGTGGCAGCAACCGGCGTCGACTACATCTCGTCCGGTGCGCTTACCCATTCGGCGCGCACGCTGGATCTGGGCCTCGACTTCTGA